Proteins encoded within one genomic window of Oryza glaberrima chromosome 12, OglaRS2, whole genome shotgun sequence:
- the LOC127756568 gene encoding uncharacterized protein LOC127756568: MQPPVAKKVAARVDTMEIKSQIAKKLGAERSEHYFHSLKKFLGGQLGKEEFDKICVATMGRDNIKYHNFLIRSILSNAYSATAPPPPPPPSRQATTGNSQTSTVSVSNGAVANHGVMAGVMRGPALATREARFERPSPLGKSPLGHQGTGEFVSAGSKAPLEVVSVEDGEEVNQAGGSPVYAQSRSPIRAPLGVSFGDPKAQNSWPSIPHPSLICYKNGELPEAQRLLKLLENKLQAEGLSLTQECADVLNSGLNAYLSRLLKSCMGVAKSRGKRVMMNYPNVTTVAVINGVQYQRSTGSADYSYQASLLDLETAVVCNPQLLGGNSSRVRDKISAHLLNG, encoded by the coding sequence ATGCAGCCGCCGGTGGCGAAGAAGGTGGCTGCTCGCGTGGACACGATGGAGATCAAGTCGCAGATTGCGAAGAAGCTGGGCGCCGAGCGCTCCGAGCACTACTTCCATagcctgaagaagttcctgggTGGGCAGCTTGGGAAGGAGGAGTTCGACAAGATCTGCGTGGCTACAATGGGGAGGGATAACATCAAGTATCACAATTTTCTCATCAGGTCGATCCTCAGCAATGCCTACTCGGCGACCGCGCcgcccccacctccgccgccgagcaggCAGGCAACCACCGGGAACTCGCAGACGAGCACCGTGTCCGTGTCCAATGGGGCCGTGGCCAACCATGGCGTGATGGCGGGTGTGATGAGAGGGCCGGCGTTGGCTACCCGGGAGGCGAGGTTCGAGAGGCCGAGCCCGCTCGGGAAGTCGCCGCTTGGTCATCAGGGCACCGGGGAGTTTGTGTCGGCTGGGAGCAAGGCGCCGTTGGAGGTTGTGTCTGTGGAGGATGGCGAGGAGGTTAACCAGGCCGGGGGCAGTCCAGTGTATGCGCAGAGCAGAAGCCCGATTAGGGCTCCTTTGGGTGTTTCGTTTGGAGATCCGAAGGCTCAGAATTCTTGGCCTTCGATTCCTCATCCTTCGTTGATATGCTACAAAAATGGTGAATTGCCAGAAGCTCAGCGCTTGTTGAAGCTACTTGAGAATAAGCTGCAAGCTGAAGGTCTTAGCTTGACTCAGGAGTGTGCTGATGTGCTCAACTCTGGGCTGAATGCATACTTAAGTCGGCTGCTGAAATCTTGTATGGGCGTGGCGAAATCAAGGGGAAAGAGAGTGATGATGAACTATCCAAATGTGACTACTGTTGCTGTTATAAATGGCGTGCAGTATCAACGCTCTACAGGTTCAGCTGACTATTCCTACCAAGCTTCATTGCTAGATCTTGAGACAGCTGTAGTGTGTAATCCCCAGTTACTGGGAGGTAACTCCTCTCGGGTACGTGACAAGATTTCTGCTCATCTGTTAAACGGATGA